The Candidatus Eisenbacteria bacterium nucleotide sequence GTTGCCGGGAGCGGTTTCGATGGCGCTCGAAACCGCACGGCGCGCGCGCGCCGCCGGCGATGCGCGCCCGGTCTTCGTGGTGCCGCTGGTGTGGGCGCTGATCTTCAAGCGCCGCGCGACCGCAGGACTCGAGCGTGAGTCGAGCCACCTCGAGCGCGCGTTACGGCTCGCTTCGGCGGGCTCGATCGAGCAGCGCTTCGCACGACTGCAACGCGGAGTGCTCCGGCAACGCCACGAGCGCTTCGGCGAGTCCGCCCCAACCGACGCCGAACTGGCGAGCGGCACTCAGTTCTTCGCAGCTCAGGCGCAACTGCGCGATCGCCTGCTGGAGCGCCTCGAGACGCGTCACGGCGCGGGTGGAGACACCGAGTTCAGGCGTCGCCTGCACGCACTGCGCCGCTCGATTCGCGAACGCGCCGACGCGACGGTGGATCAGCGGCGTGAGGATCTCGCGATGCTCCGCGAGATCGATCGGCTGTCGGCGTTCACCGCCGAGCGTTACGGCGCAGCCACACTCACGCAGGAGCAGATCGCAGAGAGTTTGAAGCGTCTGCGCGTCTGGCTGCTCACGCGCACCGCGCGCGATCGCTTCCACGCAGTCGTGCCCGTGGCGTGCGCCCCGCGAATCGCGCACCTCCGGGTGCCGGAGCCGCTCGCAATCGAGCCGCACGATCTGATCGCCGATCCCGAGGTCACGACCACTCGGCTCGTGAGCGAATTGCGTACACGCATGCAGTCGGCGCTCGACGCGTTGCACCGCGAACTCGAGCCGCGGGTCGCGGCTCACCGCCGCCCCAATCCATTCGCGATGCCCCGCGGACGGACCGCCTAGCCGGTGAGCCGCGCGCGAAATTACTTCGTGAAGGCGAACGCCAGCGAGCCGCGGACCGTCACGATCGAGCCCGCGGACTCGTCGCCCGAGCCGTCCGACGCCGCGCCCAGGATGTAGTGGTACAGGCCGTCGATGCCCCAGGTGAGCGAGTCGTTTACTTTGAACGCGGCACCACCGCCGAAGTTCAGTCCGAACTTGGTCTCGCTGTCGTCGGCATCGAAGGTCTCCCCTTCGGTCTTTCCAGTCAGGTGATAGAGCCCGAGCCCGGCACGCAGAAACGGTAGCGCGGTGCCCTGAGCACCGAGCACGAACTTGCCGTACGCAAGCACCGGCACCGCGCGCAGCGTGAAGTCGACGTTCTCAGAGGCAAGACTCGAAAGGTCCTTCTCGAAGTCGTCATTGCCGCCGTAGCTCTGCAATCCGATTTCGCCGCCGATCGCGATGTGGTCGTTCATCATCTGCTCGCCGAACAGGCCCAGATTGAAGCCCGTCGAGGCGACGTCGCTCAGGTCACCGATCGGCATGCCGAAGCCGGCGTTCACGCCGCCCGTGAATCCCGCCGCCGAAGCGGGTACTGCCGCAGCCGCGACGAACACGACTGAAAGAAATGCCGAACGCAACTTCATGACACCTCCGAATGAGTGCTGTTCAGGGAGCGAATCCGAGCGGACCGCCCGAGCGGGCGGGAACAGGTACAACAGGAACGCACTCGAGACAAACCCGAGGTACCTGTCCGAGCGCGCTGCGGGCCTACTACGGGCGGGGTTTGCGCGGGTTTCGGCCCCCCCCTATCCTCGCGGCCATGCCCTTGATTCGTATCGATGAAACGCGCGCTTCCGGGCGCCGGCCGGCCGTGGTCTGCCGCGTCGGCGAGGTCGCCATCGGCGGCGGGCACCCGGTGGTCGTGCAGTCCATGACGAACACTCCGACCGAGGACCCCGCCGCGACCGCTCGACAGGCCGCCGAGCTGGCCGCGGCGGGCTCCGAGCTGGTCCGCATCACGGTGAATACTCGCGAGGCCGCGGCAGCCGTGCCCGAGATCCGCCGGCAGCTCGACGATCGCGGAGTGACGGCACCGCTGGTCGGCGACTTTCACTACAACGGCCACCTGCTGTTGACCGAGTTCCCGGATTGCGCGCGCGCGCTCGCCAAGTACCGCATCAATCCGGGAAACGTCGGCGTCGGCAACCAGCACGACGACAATTTTCGCCGCATGATCGAGGTCGCGGTCGCGAATGGAAAGCCGGTGCGCATCGGTGTGAACTGGGGCTCGCTCGATCGCACGCTGCTCACGCATCTGATGGACGAGAACGCCCGCCGCGCGGCACCCATGGCCGATCGCGAGGTGGTGCTCGAGGCGATGCGCGAAAGCGCGCTGCGCTCGGCTGAACTGGCGGAACGCTGCGGCCAGCCTCACGACCGCATCATCCTCTCCGCCAAGGTCAGCGACGTGCGCGACCTGGTGTCGGTCTATCGGGCGCTCGGCGCGGCCTGCGACTATCCGCTGCATCTGGGCCTCACCGAGGCCGGCCTCGGCACCAAAGGCATCGTGGCCACCACCGCCGCACTCGCGGTGCTGCTCTACGAAGGAATCGGCGACACCATCCGCACCAGCCTCACCCCTTCGCCGGGCGGCGACCGCGCCGACGAAGTTCGCGTGTGCCAGCAGATTCTCCAGTCCCTGGGGCTGCGGCACTTCACGCCGCAGGTCACCTCGTGTCCGGGCTGCGGGCGCACCACCAGCACGTTCTTCCAGGAGCTCGCGACCCAGGTCACGGCGCACATCCAGCGCCGCATGATCGAGTGGCGTGAGAGTTACCCCGGAGTCGAGGAACTCAAGATCGCGGTGATGGGCTGCATCGTGAACGGGCCGGGCGAGAGCAAGCACGCCGACATCGGCATCTCGCTGCCCGGAACCGGCGAAGATCCGCGCGCGCCGGTGTTCGTCGACGGCAAGCTCAAGCTCACGCTCAAGGGTGATGCGATCGCTGCGGATTTCGCGCGCATGCTGGACGAATACGTCGAGGCGCGTTTCGGAACCGCGGCGACGCGACGCTGACCGCGGCTCACGGTCCGATCGTCACGGTGCCTCCGATCGCTTCGATCGTCACCGCCTTGGCGTTGTTCAGCAGTTCGGGATAGGGACCGGCGAAGACGCCCACCGTGTCGCCCGGACGCGACGCCGCGATGGCGCCGGCAATGGTCAGGAACGGCCCGTACGGGAACGCGCAGGTCGAGAGGCCGATCTGGATCGGGCAGGGGCTGAAGCGATTCGCGTAGAGCGCGCGACCCGGGCCGGTGATCTCGACGGCCCGGCAGCCGAAGTAGACGCTGTTCTGGGAAGTCTCGTTCCAGCCCAGGTTCAGCGCCGATTGCAGGAGTGCCGCGTAGAGATCGCTCCACCCCGATGAGGCCACGAGCAGGTTGACCTGGGCCTCGTAGTAGAGCCGCGCGACGTTGTCGATCCCGAGGCCGCCGACCGTCTGTCCGTTGAAGGTTCCTCCGTCGGTCAGCAGGAAGCACAGCTTGTTGTTGACTCCGCTGTTCGTGTGGACGCCGCCGGCGTCCGCGGTACCGGTGAAGTAGAGCGGGCTGTTGCGGCGATCCGGGTGCGAGTAGTTCGGCGGGTTCTTCATGTCGCGGAACGCGCCACCGACCGCAAGATTCTCACCGATGAGCCAGCGAACGCTGTCGGCGTCATTTCCGCGACCGTTGGCGAGGTCCACGTACTCGCCCCAGATGTCGGAAAACGACTCATTGATGGCGCCCGACTCGTCGCTGTAGATCAGGTCGGACTCGTAGTCGGTCACGCCGTGCGTGAACTCATGCGCGAGGATGTCGTCCTCGGCAAACCCCGCGCCGACTTGAATGAGATTCCCGAAGTAGCTCGCGTTCGCCCACGGACACGCGGGAGTCGGCCCCCCGACGCACACCCGCACCCACGAGACGATCGTCGCGCCGATGCCATTGAAGCTGTCGCGCCCGTGCCGACTCTGATAGAAAGAATAGGAGTCGCCGAGGAGGTCGTACGTGTCGTCGGCATCCGGGATCCCGGTCGCCGGATCGACCTCTTCTCGAACGATCGGCGGCGGGTTATTGGCCGCATTGCCGGCCATGTCGTGGATCCGCCGCGCGATCGCTTCATAGTGCCTCGAGTACTCGCGCACCAGCGAGCCGTCGGTCGCGCTCAGCAGCCAGCGCGCGTTGAGCGCCGGTACGTTCGGATCGCGCACTTCGAGGAGCCACGCCAGACGGTTCTCCCCCGACTCGCGCATCACCGCGGGCACGAACCACGTGAGTTGCGGTTCGGAGGCGGTGAACTCGGCGGTGGCCCCGCGCCCGATCGCGATCGCGCGGGCTGAACTCGCGGCCCGCGTAGCGTCGAGCGCCGGCGCCGCCGCGCCTGCCGGGGGGATCGAACTCCCGCGCGCGACATTGCCGAGCACGGCCTCGATGCCGTCGTCGAGCGACATCTGAACCACCAGCTCACCACCGAAGACCGGGATGCCGCTCACGGTCTGTTCGAGCTTGAGGTAGCGGCGTTCCGCCGCCGGGTTCATTCGACGGAGTCGGAAGCCCACATCGTCGCGCAGTCCGAACAGCACGGCGTGATCGGCGAGAAAGCTGGTCGCCGCGACTTCGGGACGATCCGCGACGCGCCGGGGAGCCGCGAAGGCCTGGCCCGCCGGAGCCCCCAGGTAGTGGAGAACTCCGTCGTCCGTCCACGACGTGCGTACTTCGGACACGGCTCCCGAGGGGAGCGTCGCCAGGACTTCGGCGAGTTTGGCGACGGCCGTCTCGCGCGGCGCACTTCGAGCCGATTGCGCGGTCGCACCGGAAGCGCACACCAGCATTCCAAGCACACACGCCACGACGGCTCGCAGCCCGGTTCCGGATTCGGGTCCGGCACCATCGCACTTCACGGGACGCCGGGTCACTGGAGGCTCACGAGCACGAGCACCAGCCCGCGCCCGGCCTCGAGCGCCGTCATCGCTTTGCCGATGACGGCACCCGACCGCCGCTCGAGGTCCGACGCCTTCATCGCGTGACCGGCCGTCGACGAACTCGTGAGCAGATCTCCGGGGCGTACCGCACCGAACGAGGCGTCCACCTTGCACCACACCCGGCCGGTGAGCGCGACCGGATGATCGCCATCTCCCAGCGGGTTGCCTTCGGCTTTCAACACCATCCCCGGTTCGAGGTCGTTCGCTCCCGAGATCACGCCGGCGACCCGCTCGTCGTAGGGTCGGTCGCTGACACGCAGTTCGCCCGGATGATCGGAATCGATCGTCACCACGGAACCGGGTTCGGCCTTCACACCGTCCGACGAAGCGACATCGAAGGGTTCGGCGATGTCCGCACCGCCGAGAATCTGAAGCTTGTTCACCTGAGCGAGTCCGACCGCGCGGAGCGCGACGCCACCCGCGGCGATGTTCTCGAAGTAGCCGCCGAAGTGCGCGGAGTTCGTGACCCGTCCCGCCACTCCGACCGCCGGGCCACCCAGCCAGCCCTGAGTCGAGGTGGTGTTGTTCTGGCCGGAAACGCCGTTGCCGGAGTTCGTGGTGACGCCGAAGACGCCGGTGCCGAAGTCGGCCGCACCGATCACGCCGGCGGCATCCGCTGCGAACGTACCGGAGCCGCGCAAGCCCACACCGTAGACTCCGCACTGGTAGCCGGAAACGAGGCTATTCCCGGTCGCCTGGCCCCAGATCGAAACCGTACCGCCCACCGCATGGATCTTCGTGCGCACGTCGGGTGCGGTCCCGACGCCGACACTGCCGCCCGGAGAGTTCAGGATCAGAGGGAGTGCTGTGTTGGTGTTGTAGTTGTAGCTGAAGATGTGCGACCCGCCATCGTAGGCCTCGAGATAGAGGCCCCTGCCGCCGAATGGCGATGATGCGCCGAGCACGCCCACGCCGCCTGTGGAGTAGGTCAGGTCCGGACCACTCGAGACCCACTGGCTGACGCCGGCCGAACTCAGCGCGCGCAGCGCGTAGGGCGCCGCGGTCAGCTTCACGCGCGGCGTGAGCGTGGTGTACGAGCCCTCGCCCGGCGTCTTGACCTGCACGTCGAGCCACATCGCGGTGCCGTCGAAGACCGCGCCGAAGTCGAGCTCGGCCGTGAACAGACCGGCGGCAACCGGCAGCGCGGCGATGCTGAGAGAACCGCCGACCTGGGTTCCGCCCGTCACCGCGTTGAAGAGCCGGAAGACGAAATCGGCGTTGCCTGCATAGGGCGTGCTGTTCCTGACCAGTTGCCCTTGATAGGTGATGGAGTTGCCGAGCGGCGCCGCGAAGCACGGCATCGCAATCAACAAGACCGCAAAGACGGAAATCAACGACCGTTTCATGAGACGACTCCTGGGTCCGAGAGAGAGGGTGGGCTGGGTCAGTCGAGACGCACGACACGCAGCGTCGAGGTCGACTCGCCGGCACGAATGCGCGCGAAGTACACGCCGGACGCGACGAGCTGGCCGCGCTCATCCCGCCCGTCCCACACGGCACGGTGACGGCCGGCGGTCAGCTCGTGGTCGATCAGGCGACGCACCAACCGACCATCGATTCCATGCACCGCCACATCGACATGGCGCGTGGCGGGCAGCTCGAACGCCAGGGTGGTCGTGGTTCGAAAGGGATTCGGGGCCGCGGGTCGGGTGGCGAATACGCGCGGGATCGCTTCGGTCACCGGCGCATCGACGGCCCCGGCTGAAGGTGGAGTCCAGAAGCCTCCGCTCAGCGAATAGAGGCCACCGGTGAGCTTTCCGGCCTCCGCCTGGCCAAGGCTCCCGGCGATTCGGTAGAGCCCTCCGGTGGCGAGCGTCTGCCCGCCGCCGTCCAGCGAACTCCAGCCGAGCGAATAGGCTCCACCGGACTGCGCCTCGGCACGGCCGGTCAGCAAGACAACGAGCAACAAGGCGATCCGTGCGGTTGGAGCATTCATTCGTCCTCCGGTGAGAGAAGTGGCCTGAGGTCGGGTCGCCCCGGAAACGTCGACCGAGCCGGAATCGCACACGCTTCGTACGACCTCGATGCGTGCGATCGGACCGCGACCGGCGTTTCCCGTTCGCACACCCCGGGGACGTGGCACCCGAATCTTGACGCGATCGAAGGGAACGCCGTTGAATGGAGCGTGGAACCGAATGAAGCGAAGGGCGGTCCTCGCGCCTGGGACGCCGCGGGTGGTGCGAGCCACCCGCTCGAGAGCACGGCGGTGCTGCTCGAGCGAACTCGTGGCGGCGATCGGGAAGCGCACGAGCGCCTGTTCGCGCGCTTCATCCCGATCCTCACGCGTTGGGCCCATCAGCGCCTGCCGCGCGGAGCGCGTGATCTCTCCGACACGCCGGACATCGTCCAGGTGACTCTGATGAGGGCCTTCGCCCGACTGGATGCGTTCGAGCCTCGCGGCGAGGGAGCGTTTCTCGGCTACCTGCGCCAGATTCTGATGAACGCGGTGCGGGACGAGATCCGTCGGGTGGCGCGCCGCCGACCGGCGGTGCAGTTCGAACACGAGATTCCGGATCCGCGGCCGTCGGCGCTCGAGGAGCTGCTGGGCCGAGAAGCACTCGATCGCTACGAGCGCGCGCTGGCTCGGCTCTCCGCGGAACAGCGCGAGGCCGTGATCCTGCGGATCGAGCTCGGCTACGACCACGCCCGTATCGCCGAGGCGCTCGGCAAGCCGACGGCGAACGCGGCGCGCATGCTGGTCGCGCGCTCGCTCGCGGTCCTCGCGGAGGAGATGCGTGATTAGGGCGAAGGAAGATCCGCGATTGGTCGAACTGGCACTGGTGGTGAGCGACGCGCGGCCGGTGGATTGGGAGCGTGCGCTCGCCGAGTCGCCCGACCTCGAGCCTGCGCTCACGCAGCTGCGGATCCTCGCGCAGGTCGCCGAACAGAGCGAGCAGCCGGTCGAGCCTGCCGAACCGGATCCCGGCAAGACCCTCTTCGAATGGGGAACGCTGCGCGCCTTGAAGCAACTGGGAGCCGGCGGGTTCGGCGAGGTGTTCGCGGCGTGGGATCCGAAGCTCGAGCGCATGGTCGCGCTCAAGCTGCGCCGCTCCGAAGGCGGAGCCGATTCGTCGGGGACTCTGCAATGGCTGCTCGAAGCACGACGACTGGCGAGTGTCCGGCACCCCAACGTGCTCAACGTCTATGGCGCCGACGTCCACGATGGCCGTGCCGGCATCTGGACGGAGCTCATCGCGGGTCGCACGCTGGAGGAAGCGCTGACCGTCCAGGGCGTCTTCGGCGCAGGCGAGGCCTCCATCATCGGAATGGACGTCTGCGCGGCACTGGCCGCCGTGCACGCCGCGGGACTGGTGCACGGCGACGTCAAGGCGACGAACGTGATGCGCGCCGGAGCGTCGTCGACCGACACGCGAGCTTCGGGCCGCATCGTGCTGATGGACTTCGGATCCGCGCGCGAGCCAGGCACCGATGCGGCGTTCGGAACACCGCTCGGTGCGGCGCCCGAGCTGTTGCGGGGTGATCCCGCATCCGTCGCATCGGATCTCTACGCGGTCGGTGTACTGCTCTACCGCCTGGTCGCGCGTCGCTACCCGTTCGAAGCCGATTCACTCGGAGAGTTGCGAGACCGCGTCTCCCGCGGCGAGCGGACCCCGCTTCGGAGCGCGCGGCCGGACTTGCCGCGCGGCTTCGTCGAGCTCGTCGAACGGGCGCTCGAACTCGACCCGGCTCGCCGTTTCGCGAGCGCCGCCGAAATGGAGCAGGCGCTCGGTGCGGAAATTCGCTCACGGACCTCCCGACCCGCCGCGAAGGTCATGCGGCGGCTGGTGCTCGTTTCGGCGGCGATCGCACTCCTCATGACCGTCGGGGTGGTCGCGCTGCGCGAGCGCGCAACCACGTCTCGAACCTCGGAGTCGAGCAACGCAGCACCCCCGCTCCTGACCGCCGAGCCTCGCGTCGAGCCGACGAGAGATCCCGCGGAGGACTCGCCAACCGCTTCGCCGGCCCCCGGCGCGAGCGTGAGCAGGCCGGCTCGGGGTCCGCTCGAGCGCGTCGATGTGACTCTTTTCCTGGTCAATGGTGACGTACGGGAAGCGGTCCGAAGCGGCGATCGGATCAGGCCCGGTGATCGCCTCGGGCTCGAAGTCACGAGCGCCGAGCCGATTCATGTCTATGTCCTGGGCGAAGACGATCACGGCAGCGTCGTCGCGCTCTATCCGCTGACAGCGGGAGACCGTGAGGCGCTCGCACCGGGCGCCTCCCATCGCCTGCCGGGCCGCCACGACGGCGAGCAATTGAACTGGCAGGTGACGAGCGCCGGCGGGCGCGAGCGGATTCTGGTGCTCGCCGGGCGACAGCGACTCCCCTCGATCGAAGGTGTCCTCGCGACTGCGGAACCGCCGCGAGAGGGAGCAGTCGTGGAGTATCCTGCGGTCGGTGAGCGAGCACTGCTCGAGCTGCGCGGAATCACCGGCATCGCGCGGGATTCGATCCGACCCCGCCTGCAGGAGAGTCGGCTCGAGGCACTCGCCCGCCACCTTGGCGAAAATCGAACACCGGTGTGGATGCGCCTGTTCGTGCTCGAGAATCCGATGCGCTAACCAGGAGAGGTCGTCCATGGGATCCCGGCGATGCGTGCGACACCTCGTCGGCGCCGGACTGATCTCGATCGCGGTCGTGGTCGGTTCCGCCGCCCGCGCGTCCACCCCGCAGGCCGCGAGCAGCGACTCACCGGACACGGTTCTCGTCCGCGCCATCGACCTGGCTCGGGCCGGACGCGCCGCCGCAGCCGAGAGCCTCGCGCGCTCAGCGCTCCCGGGGCTCGAACGCCTGCACGGGCCGAACGGCCCGCCGGTTGCTGCCGCGATCGACCTGCTGCTCGAATCGTTCGGATCCCCACCGGTTCCGGTCGAGGCGGAGTCACTCGCGGTGCGGGCGATCGCGATTCGGCGTGCAAACGCCGACTCGGCGGCACTCGCCCGCACGCTGCTGCACGCGGCGCGGGTGAGCCACAATCGCTTTCGAGCCTCCGAAGCGCGCGTGCGATGCGAGGAGAGCCTCGCACTGCTTCACGCTCACGCGCCCTCGGACACCACTCGCCTGCTAGCCGCTCACGTGATGCTGGGACGTGTCCTGAGCGCGTTGCAGTCGCCGGCCGCAGCGGACCAATTCCGGACGGCGATCGAAATTCGAGAGCGCTATCGAGGTCCGGGCAGCTCGCATGCACGCCTTTACCACGCGCTCGGAAACGCGTTGCACGGCGACTGGCCCGCCTCGATTCGAGCCTATCAGCAAGGGCTGAATCTGCTGGCGAGCGAGCGAACCATCGAGCCCGACACGCGCGCCGATCTGCTCGGCGGACTCACCCAGTGCTTCACAGCGGTCGGCGACTATCTGGCGGCAAGAGACCACGGCGAGCGGGCGCTCGCATTGTCGGATTCGGTGAACGGTTTCTGGCACTGGCGCGGAATCCTGGCGCGCTACCGACTGGCGGACGTTCTGGCCTCCCTGGGCGACTTCGACGGAGCGAGGCGTCAGTCCGAAATGGCGGTCGCGATCGGCCGACGCGTCCTGCCGCCCGATCACCCCAATCTGGCGACGGCACTCGCGGCTTCGGGGGAGTGCTTCTTCTCGGCCGGGGTGCTCGATAGTGCGGAATTGCGAATCCGAGAGGCCGCGGAGATCCGCGCTCGCACGATCGGCGCTCGAGACCCCAACACGCTCTTTTCGCTCGGACGACTCGCCGTCATGCGCTCGGCACGTGGGCGACCCGCCGAAGCGCTGGCCACTCTGGTGCCGCTGCTCGAGGCCGGCCGCGCCGCCGGACCGGCATGGGAGTGCGAGCGGCTCAACAGCATCGCGACCGTACATGGTGCGCTGGGGCATCGCGACGAAGCAGAACGGCTGAGCCACCAGGCCTTCGCGATTCGGGACAGCCTCTACGGTTCACGCTCGCCCCAGACGATGGACTTCGAAGCGGCGTGGGTCACGGCACGCTACGATCGTGGCGATCGACGCG carries:
- a CDS encoding PorT family protein, producing the protein MKLRSAFLSVVFVAAAAVPASAAGFTGGVNAGFGMPIGDLSDVASTGFNLGLFGEQMMNDHIAIGGEIGLQSYGGNDDFEKDLSSLASENVDFTLRAVPVLAYGKFVLGAQGTALPFLRAGLGLYHLTGKTEGETFDADDSETKFGLNFGGGAAFKVNDSLTWGIDGLYHYILGAASDGSGDESAGSIVTVRGSLAFAFTK
- a CDS encoding T9SS type A sorting domain-containing protein, with protein sequence MNAPTARIALLLVVLLTGRAEAQSGGAYSLGWSSLDGGGQTLATGGLYRIAGSLGQAEAGKLTGGLYSLSGGFWTPPSAGAVDAPVTEAIPRVFATRPAAPNPFRTTTTLAFELPATRHVDVAVHGIDGRLVRRLIDHELTAGRHRAVWDGRDERGQLVASGVYFARIRAGESTSTLRVVRLD
- the ispG gene encoding flavodoxin-dependent (E)-4-hydroxy-3-methylbut-2-enyl-diphosphate synthase yields the protein MPLIRIDETRASGRRPAVVCRVGEVAIGGGHPVVVQSMTNTPTEDPAATARQAAELAAAGSELVRITVNTREAAAAVPEIRRQLDDRGVTAPLVGDFHYNGHLLLTEFPDCARALAKYRINPGNVGVGNQHDDNFRRMIEVAVANGKPVRIGVNWGSLDRTLLTHLMDENARRAAPMADREVVLEAMRESALRSAELAERCGQPHDRIILSAKVSDVRDLVSVYRALGAACDYPLHLGLTEAGLGTKGIVATTAALAVLLYEGIGDTIRTSLTPSPGGDRADEVRVCQQILQSLGLRHFTPQVTSCPGCGRTTSTFFQELATQVTAHIQRRMIEWRESYPGVEELKIAVMGCIVNGPGESKHADIGISLPGTGEDPRAPVFVDGKLKLTLKGDAIAADFARMLDEYVEARFGTAATRR
- a CDS encoding sigma-70 family RNA polymerase sigma factor produces the protein MEPNEAKGGPRAWDAAGGASHPLESTAVLLERTRGGDREAHERLFARFIPILTRWAHQRLPRGARDLSDTPDIVQVTLMRAFARLDAFEPRGEGAFLGYLRQILMNAVRDEIRRVARRRPAVQFEHEIPDPRPSALEELLGREALDRYERALARLSAEQREAVILRIELGYDHARIAEALGKPTANAARMLVARSLAVLAEEMRD
- a CDS encoding protein kinase; the protein is MIRAKEDPRLVELALVVSDARPVDWERALAESPDLEPALTQLRILAQVAEQSEQPVEPAEPDPGKTLFEWGTLRALKQLGAGGFGEVFAAWDPKLERMVALKLRRSEGGADSSGTLQWLLEARRLASVRHPNVLNVYGADVHDGRAGIWTELIAGRTLEEALTVQGVFGAGEASIIGMDVCAALAAVHAAGLVHGDVKATNVMRAGASSTDTRASGRIVLMDFGSAREPGTDAAFGTPLGAAPELLRGDPASVASDLYAVGVLLYRLVARRYPFEADSLGELRDRVSRGERTPLRSARPDLPRGFVELVERALELDPARRFASAAEMEQALGAEIRSRTSRPAAKVMRRLVLVSAAIALLMTVGVVALRERATTSRTSESSNAAPPLLTAEPRVEPTRDPAEDSPTASPAPGASVSRPARGPLERVDVTLFLVNGDVREAVRSGDRIRPGDRLGLEVTSAEPIHVYVLGEDDHGSVVALYPLTAGDREALAPGASHRLPGRHDGEQLNWQVTSAGGRERILVLAGRQRLPSIEGVLATAEPPREGAVVEYPAVGERALLELRGITGIARDSIRPRLQESRLEALARHLGENRTPVWMRLFVLENPMR